In a single window of the Balaenoptera acutorostrata chromosome 3, mBalAcu1.1, whole genome shotgun sequence genome:
- the HAUS2 gene encoding HAUS augmin-like complex subunit 2 isoform X2: MLNISKKSTSCFVNFSRLQQITDIQAEIYQKNLEIELLRLEKDAADVVHPSFLAQKCHTLQSMNNHLEAVLKEKRSLRQRLLKPMCQENLPIEAVYHRYMVHLLELAVTFIERLEDHLEIIRNIPHLDENLKKMSTALAEMDILVAETAELAENILKWREQQKEISSCIPRILAEENFLHKCDVTVPP; the protein is encoded by the exons ATGTTAAATATATCTAAGAAATCAACTTCTTGCTTTGTGAACTTCTCCAGACTACAGCAGATCACAGATATTCAAGCTGAAATCTACCAG AAAAACCTGGAAATTGAACTCCTAAGACTAGAAAAAGATGCAGCAGATGTTGTCCATCCTTCCTTTTTGG CTCAGAAGTGTCATACTCTTCAAAGCATGAATAATCATTTGGAAGCAGTGCTAAAAGAAAAGCGGTCCCTCAGGCAAAGACTGTTGAAACCCATGTGCCAAGAAAACTTGCCTATTGAAGCTGTTTATCACAG aTACATGGTGCATTTGCTGGAGTTGGCGGTAACTTTCATTGAGAGATTAGAAGATCATcttgaaataattagaaatatcCCTCATTTAGAtgaaaatctaaagaaaatg AGCACAGCTTTAGCAGAGATGGATATTTTGGTGGCTGAGACAGCAGAACTGGCAGAGAATATACTCAAGTGGCGAGAACAACAGAAGGAGATTTCCTCTTGTATTCCCAGAATATTAGCTGAAGAAAATTTTCTTCATAAATGTGATGTTACAGTGCCTCCTTAA